The proteins below come from a single Syntrophorhabdales bacterium genomic window:
- a CDS encoding AMP-binding protein, translated as MNLVDVVRKYSRISPSALAFIEVRPVTGTREETTWAQFDESTDRLARALIDRGAQIGSKIFLLGRNSLRWLEAYFAILKTGAWAVPLNFRFTDQDIRHCAQVAEPFTFIYDREYEGRIEGLHAELTTVKDYVAIGTDTSGVQSLEQLIKETAPSTVHVPFSDDDECALYFTSGTTGAPKPVLLCHKNLMGVALTEASNHNFVDTDRFLMMPPLYHLAIGHLLGGMLAGACSVLLTEQINPQYIVETIARERVSSVFLLVPWTADLLDALDRKLIKKEEYDLSCWQEVFMGAQPIPPSLVHRLKGYFPDMKYETTYGLSESSGPGVIHLGVHNERKVGAIGKPGLLWDARIVDTEGKDVPRGGVGEVILRGAGVMKEYYRNPGLTAQVIRDGWLYTGDLGRFDEEGFIYLADRKKDLVISGGENVYPVEVEEVIRRHQKVHDVAVIGTPDERLGEIVTAVIQAKSGEALQEEEMKHFCEANLPRYKRPRRFIFADVPRNPAGKIEKPKLRERYGK; from the coding sequence ATGAACCTTGTCGATGTTGTCAGAAAATATAGTCGCATTTCTCCTTCTGCTCTCGCTTTCATTGAGGTGAGGCCTGTAACGGGCACAAGGGAAGAGACCACCTGGGCTCAATTTGACGAGAGCACAGACCGGCTGGCTCGCGCCCTCATCGACCGGGGCGCTCAGATTGGCAGCAAGATCTTTCTGCTGGGCAGGAATTCACTGCGTTGGCTTGAAGCCTATTTCGCAATCCTGAAGACAGGTGCATGGGCTGTGCCGCTCAATTTCCGATTCACCGATCAGGACATCAGACACTGCGCACAGGTCGCCGAACCCTTCACCTTTATTTACGACCGGGAGTATGAAGGGAGGATCGAGGGCCTACACGCGGAGCTTACAACAGTGAAGGACTATGTCGCCATCGGCACCGACACATCAGGGGTTCAATCGCTGGAACAGCTTATCAAGGAGACGGCGCCGTCCACGGTGCACGTCCCGTTCTCTGATGACGACGAATGCGCTCTCTACTTCACCTCCGGTACCACAGGGGCCCCAAAACCGGTGCTCCTCTGTCACAAGAACCTCATGGGCGTAGCTCTTACCGAAGCCAGTAACCACAATTTCGTTGACACCGATCGTTTCCTCATGATGCCACCCCTCTATCACCTGGCGATCGGCCATCTGCTCGGGGGCATGCTCGCCGGCGCGTGCAGCGTGCTTCTCACCGAGCAGATCAATCCTCAGTACATAGTTGAAACGATAGCGCGGGAACGCGTGTCGAGCGTGTTCCTGCTCGTGCCCTGGACAGCCGACCTTCTGGATGCCCTCGACAGAAAGCTCATAAAGAAGGAAGAGTACGATCTCAGCTGCTGGCAGGAGGTTTTCATGGGGGCACAGCCGATACCACCCAGCCTGGTTCACCGGTTGAAGGGATACTTCCCCGACATGAAATACGAGACCACCTATGGATTGAGCGAGAGTTCCGGTCCGGGGGTGATCCACCTCGGAGTCCATAACGAGAGAAAAGTCGGCGCCATAGGCAAGCCGGGCCTGCTCTGGGACGCGAGGATAGTTGACACAGAGGGAAAAGATGTGCCACGTGGTGGCGTGGGCGAGGTCATCCTGAGAGGGGCGGGAGTTATGAAGGAGTATTATAGAAACCCGGGGCTCACAGCCCAGGTGATACGAGATGGCTGGCTCTACACGGGCGATTTGGGGCGTTTCGATGAAGAGGGCTTCATCTATCTCGCGGACAGGAAGAAAGATCTTGTGATTAGCGGGGGCGAGAACGTCTACCCGGTAGAAGTCGAGGAGGTCATCCGCAGACACCAGAAAGTGCACGACGTGGCTGTGATCGGCACGCCTGACGAACGCCTGGGAGAAATAGTGACTGCAGTGATACAGGCGAAAAGCGGAGAAGCGCTGCAGGAGGAGGAAAT
- a CDS encoding MmgE/PrpD family protein encodes MKTEERLAEFVCSATFADLPTDALDLVKNQLLTVLGTTIAGASAEGCEPLVNLYRELGGKEEATILIHGGKVPAQSAALVNGVMARALDFCDALTPGAHIGSSVVPAALAAAELADGCSGEEFLTSLAVGTELGVRLNLTESTYDGFDPTGVCVVFSSTAAAARILGLSQDETLNALALAFNRSGASFQSNVDGSLAVRVIQGWVAETGVMCARFASRGITGPSNFLEGVYGYFHLFGRDRIDPAAVITDLGSRFELHKVLFKKYPSCGLTLGSTDVILGLVQEHDIDPAGIDHIEVTVPPYAYKLVGHPFQIGNNPKVNAQFSIAYCVANALLRKCSKLPHFEESAIRDPSVLELANKVRVIADPTLEARGHTPLDMRVVMLDGRIYERGIDIAPGFPGNPLSKEDHEQRLRDCVTFAKKPLQKNKIDEIVGTVGSLEKIKDARTLIPLMLL; translated from the coding sequence ATGAAGACAGAAGAGAGGCTGGCCGAATTTGTGTGCAGCGCGACATTTGCCGATCTGCCGACAGACGCCTTGGACCTCGTCAAGAATCAGCTGCTGACGGTTCTCGGCACGACCATTGCCGGCGCTTCAGCCGAAGGCTGCGAACCGCTTGTCAATCTTTACCGCGAATTGGGCGGCAAAGAGGAGGCTACAATATTGATCCATGGCGGCAAGGTACCCGCGCAGAGCGCAGCTCTTGTGAATGGCGTCATGGCGAGGGCTCTCGATTTTTGCGATGCACTCACCCCCGGAGCTCATATCGGCTCCTCGGTCGTACCTGCTGCACTGGCTGCCGCGGAACTGGCAGACGGTTGCAGCGGTGAAGAATTCCTCACGTCCCTTGCTGTAGGAACTGAGCTGGGCGTCCGGCTGAATCTCACGGAGTCCACCTACGACGGGTTCGATCCAACCGGCGTGTGCGTCGTATTTTCCTCAACAGCAGCGGCAGCGCGCATATTAGGTCTCTCTCAAGACGAGACGCTTAATGCCCTTGCGCTAGCATTCAACAGGTCCGGAGCCAGCTTCCAGAGCAACGTGGACGGATCACTGGCAGTGAGGGTTATTCAAGGCTGGGTCGCTGAGACCGGAGTGATGTGCGCGCGCTTTGCAAGCAGAGGGATCACGGGTCCGAGCAACTTCCTTGAAGGCGTGTACGGCTATTTCCATCTTTTCGGCAGGGACAGAATCGATCCTGCAGCCGTCATCACAGATCTGGGCAGCAGGTTCGAGCTTCACAAGGTGCTCTTCAAAAAATATCCCAGCTGCGGTCTCACCCTCGGAAGCACCGATGTCATACTCGGCCTTGTGCAAGAACACGATATCGACCCTGCCGGCATCGATCACATCGAGGTCACGGTGCCGCCTTACGCATATAAACTGGTGGGGCATCCTTTCCAGATTGGAAACAACCCGAAGGTAAACGCACAGTTCAGCATCGCCTATTGTGTGGCCAACGCCCTGCTCCGGAAGTGTTCAAAGCTGCCTCATTTCGAGGAGTCTGCGATAAGAGACCCTTCCGTGCTGGAACTTGCGAATAAGGTCCGGGTCATTGCGGATCCGACCCTGGAGGCGCGCGGACACACGCCCCTGGACATGCGCGTTGTGATGCTCGACGGCAGAATCTATGAAAGGGGAATCGATATCGCTCCCGGCTTTCCCGGCAATCCCCTGAGTAAGGAGGATCACGAGCAGCGCCTCAGAGATTGCGTTACTTTTGCAAAGAAGCCTCTGCAGAAGAATAAGATTGACGAGATCGTAGGTACGGTCGGCTCGCTGGAGAAAATAAAGGACGCGAGAACCCTGATCCCGCTGATGCTACTGTAG